Proteins encoded by one window of bacterium:
- a CDS encoding ABC transporter permease subunit yields MKLILHVAWFAVRDVTRNRWGLLYTAFFAAVTIGLFQLQAQSAKVAVSLMSICLFLIPLVSALFGTVYFYNSREFVELVLTQPVSRKTVYLGLYLGLSLALIAGFTLGVGIPAAIFGDASVYQLTSLAVLLGVGAFLTLIFVAISFCLATIFDDRGKGLAAVLGVWLLTALVYDGLVLLAAMTFSEYPLETPLVIASLANPIDLARVTLLVKTDWAALMGYTGAVFNRFFGTGLGVSIAIFSLLIWTIGPFWIGLRRFRIKDM; encoded by the coding sequence CGCAACCGTTGGGGCCTGCTTTACACCGCTTTCTTCGCGGCGGTCACGATCGGCCTTTTCCAGCTACAGGCGCAATCGGCCAAGGTCGCGGTCAGTCTGATGAGTATCTGTCTCTTTCTCATACCGCTTGTTAGCGCGTTGTTTGGAACTGTCTATTTCTACAATTCACGCGAGTTCGTCGAGCTCGTCCTGACCCAGCCGGTGTCAAGAAAGACCGTTTATCTCGGTCTCTATCTGGGGCTCTCCCTCGCGTTGATCGCAGGTTTCACGCTGGGCGTCGGTATTCCGGCGGCGATTTTCGGTGACGCCTCTGTCTACCAACTCACGTCACTGGCGGTCTTGCTTGGTGTTGGGGCATTCCTCACTCTCATTTTCGTCGCCATTTCGTTCTGCCTGGCGACGATCTTCGATGACCGGGGGAAGGGTTTGGCCGCGGTGTTAGGTGTCTGGCTGTTGACAGCGCTGGTGTACGATGGTCTCGTGCTCTTGGCGGCTATGACCTTCAGCGAATACCCGTTGGAGACACCGCTGGTGATCGCGTCGCTGGCTAATCCAATAGACCTGGCGCGTGTCACGCTTCTGGTCAAGACCGACTGGGCCGCTCTAATGGGGTATACAGGAGCGGTATTCAATCGCTTTTTCGGCACCGGTCTCGGTGTCAGCATAGCGATTTTCTCGTTACTGATCTGGACGATCGGTCCGTTTTGGATCGGTCTACGACGATTCCGAATCAAAGACATGTAG
- a CDS encoding cbb3-type cytochrome c oxidase subunit I, which translates to MLIAATAAVVIQFDMLTPVLQVTGALWFGKLLTGHGMLMVFLVVLPIFPGVFGQLVLPSAVGERQFVQSRLGLAGWLCHLIGGILVVGALLLGGYDSGWQMMMPVAGQTQPFVLLIVGLLLAALGTLLPSIEIVRMVTSRRVRSHSLAKLPIFAWFLLLGAIVQVVVTPVRLVTLLAVLGSHLWGWTHFSLTDPEGISRYQQFFWLYAGPATLSLLLFVVGLGFEVLIARSKVALHAHTALIVAGFGLLILSIASFPQHLIASGESELATVLGSLFGLLMTGCAGFILLHLLRQLVRIQRPYTGVDLFVFSTLFCGFLSGLEGAALAIPAIAIHLHNTYFTVAHLHVALVGVIGGAVFGGLFHFWPHWWHCKLPAKSVRISAYTMLVGICLTFLPMVALGTLGLPRSLYEYPDNYKVLHAISSVGSFLLVASLLHAIAILALSARRRIPAIEGPQPIGGEFTYSHMNFQIEER; encoded by the coding sequence ATGCTGATCGCGGCAACGGCGGCGGTGGTCATTCAGTTTGATATGTTAACGCCCGTTCTTCAGGTCACTGGTGCTTTGTGGTTTGGCAAGCTCCTTACCGGTCACGGCATGCTAATGGTCTTCCTGGTGGTTCTGCCTATTTTCCCCGGCGTATTCGGCCAGCTGGTCCTTCCATCGGCCGTCGGGGAAAGACAATTTGTACAAAGTAGACTCGGGCTGGCCGGTTGGCTGTGCCATCTGATCGGGGGAATTCTTGTTGTCGGAGCTCTGCTGCTCGGCGGTTACGATAGCGGATGGCAGATGATGATGCCCGTGGCAGGGCAGACTCAGCCATTTGTTCTCCTGATAGTTGGCTTGCTCCTGGCCGCGCTGGGAACTCTGCTTCCTTCGATAGAAATCGTGCGAATGGTTACGTCGCGCAGAGTGCGCTCGCATTCATTGGCGAAACTCCCCATCTTTGCCTGGTTTCTCTTGCTTGGTGCAATAGTACAGGTGGTGGTAACGCCCGTTCGACTGGTAACACTACTTGCTGTTCTCGGGAGCCATTTGTGGGGTTGGACCCACTTCTCGCTGACTGATCCAGAGGGTATTTCCCGGTATCAGCAGTTTTTTTGGTTGTATGCGGGACCTGCAACACTCAGCCTTCTCCTATTCGTTGTTGGCTTGGGGTTTGAAGTGCTTATCGCTCGTTCCAAAGTTGCTTTGCATGCTCATACCGCTTTGATAGTCGCTGGATTCGGTCTGTTGATACTGTCCATTGCTTCATTTCCACAGCACTTGATAGCGTCTGGCGAAAGTGAACTTGCTACCGTACTTGGCAGCCTATTCGGGCTGTTGATGACAGGTTGTGCAGGGTTCATTTTGCTTCACCTGCTTCGTCAGCTTGTTCGAATCCAAAGGCCTTACACCGGTGTCGACTTGTTCGTATTCAGCACGCTTTTTTGTGGGTTTCTAAGTGGTCTTGAAGGGGCCGCCCTGGCCATTCCAGCAATCGCGATACACCTGCACAATACCTATTTCACAGTAGCTCACTTGCACGTGGCACTGGTTGGGGTGATCGGTGGAGCTGTATTCGGTGGGCTTTTTCACTTCTGGCCGCATTGGTGGCATTGCAAACTTCCAGCAAAGTCTGTTCGTATCAGCGCTTACACTATGCTTGTGGGAATCTGTCTGACCTTCCTGCCCATGGTCGCGCTCGGCACTTTGGGACTGCCACGTTCTCTGTACGAGTATCCGGATAATTACAAAGTGTTGCATGCAATTTCGTCTGTCGGGTCGTTTCTCTTGGTCGCTTCGCTATTGCATGCCATCGCGATACTGGCGCTCAGTGCACGTCGCAGAATTCCTGCAATTGAAGGTCCTCAGCCGATTGGCGGCGAATTCACATACAGCCATATGAACTTTCAGATCGAAGAGAGGTGA